The following is a genomic window from Candidatus Cloacimonadota bacterium.
CACCGCGAAAGCTTGGATATAAGAGTACCTTATCAACAGGCAACTCCTCCCCCAAGAGTTAAGGAGCACAAAGCTAAAAGTGCAGAGAAGCCAAGCAGAAAACGCTCTAGTGCAGCTCCAACTCCTCCTCCGCCACCACCACCACCGCCGCCTATTCCCGAAAAGAAAGAAATTGAAAAGAAATTTGGTAAAGCTAAACCGATACATGATGATTTGGGCGAGAAAAGCAAACACAAAAAAGCATTGATATCCAGTTCCAAAAAAGGAAAAGGCAAAATATTCGAGCCCAGTGAAGTAGACGAGGCAGTCATCTCACGCAATATCAAGAAAGTGATGCAGAAGACAGCTAAACGCAAGAAATATCACCGCGAAGCTCAAGTGGTGGAAGATCGAGGCAATGAAATTGTTATCCGCGAATTCACTTCAGTATCCGAACTTGCCAAAATCATGAACCTGGCTGCCAGTGAGATCATTTCAAAATTCTTTATGATGGGACAATTGGTAACCATAAATCAACGCCTGGATAGAGATTCTTTGGAGATGATCTGCGATGAATTTAAGGTGGATTTCCGCTTTGAAGATGAATATGGAACCGATCTCATCGAACACGAATTGGATAAGTATGCCGATATTCCCGAAGAACCCAGACCACCGGTGGTTACTATTATGGGTCATGTGGATCATGGCAAAACCTCAATTCTGGATTATATTCGCAACGAGAACATAGTTGCCGGTGAATCCGGAGGAATAACCCAGCATATTGGTGCCTACCAAATTGAAGTAAATAAGCATAAAATAACATTTTTGGATACACCCGGACACGAAGCATTTACCGCTATGCGTGCCCGTGGAGCAAACGTTACCGATATTGCGGTGATCGTTGTGGCCGCCACAGAAGGAGTAAAACCTCAAACCAGAGAAGCAATAGATCATGCCCGGGCTGCCGGAGTTTCTATGATCATTGCCATCAACAAGATAGATTTGCCTGAGGCAAACGTCGATAAAACTGTTTCGGATTTATTGGAATTGGGTGTGTATCTGGATCAATATGGCGGAGATGTAGCTTGGTGTAAAACATCTACCGTAACCGGTGAGGGCATCCTCCATCTTATCGAGTTGATTTTGCTAACCGCAGAAATGCTGGATTTGAAAGCTAAGTGCGATGTGCCAGCTGAAGCCATTGTAGTGGAAGCTCAAAAAGATCCACGCATGGGCTCTGTTGCTACCATTCTAATGAAACAAGGTAGCCTCAAGAAGGGAGATATAATTGTGTGCGGAGCCGTTAACGGCAGAGTGCGACGCATGGAAAATGAGCGCGGCTTAGAAATAAAAGAACTTTTCCCCAGCGATGTTGCCCGTGTTTACGGTCTTTCAGATACCCCTAAAGCCGGAGATGTATTGAATCAGGTGGATACCGAAAAAACTGCCAGAGCCATCTCAACCGAGCGTCAACAGATACGTTTGGAACGAGAGAAATATCAGAACAAATCTAGCTTACAGAATATCTTTGCCCGCATCAAAGAAAAACAAGTACATACCTTAAATATAATTCTTAAAACCGATACAGATGGCTCTGCAGAAGCAATTGCCGATAGTCTACAAAAACTTGCCAACGAAGAAGTTTCGGTTAATATTATTCACAAGAGTGTGGGTGGAATCTCGGAAACTGACGTTTCTTTGGCCTCAGCATCAGATGCCATAATCGTTGGATTCCATGTTCGTGCTGCCCAACAAGCCCTACACCTTGCCGAAGATGAAGGCGTGGAAATCAAGCTTTACCAAGTTATCTACGATGCCATTGATGACATCAAAGCTGCCTTGGAAGGTATGCTTGCCCCCGTAATTGAAGAACAAAGTATCGGCTCGGCTACGGTTAAGCAAGTGTTCAAAATCAAGAAACTTGGCACAATCGCAGGATGCCAGGTAGATCGCGGTGCTATTCAAAGCAACTGCCTTATTCGCCTGTATCGCAACGATGTGCTAATAGTAGAAGATAAATTGAGTTCTCTAAAACACTACAGTAACGATGTGAAAGAAGTTCGTGCGGGCTCCGATTGCGGACTATCCTTGGAAAATTATTCAGATATCAAAGAAGGCGATGTTATAGAAGCCTATATCGAACAAGAGGTTGCCAAAAAACTCTGATGAAAAACTATCGCATACCCAGATTGCAGGAAGAGCTGAAAAAGATCTTCAATATTAGCCTTAGCCAAAAATTGGGGGATCCTCTTTTGGCTTGGGTATCAATTACTGAAGTAATAGTATCTAAAGATCTGCGATATGCCAAGTTATATTTTTCTCATTATAACAACCCCGCTTCCCACGAAGAAATAAGGGAG
Proteins encoded in this region:
- the infB gene encoding translation initiation factor IF-2: MQIRVHELAKELKISTMALKKHLTDLGVITKSHMSFIDEEVADKIREKYNEQVDAEKRAEKDRKKLIELRQQAKKSEAKAAEGIVEIPVAEPKKEDKPTAKTAASKKAKGKEEATKAEESDENKLESTEKKSDTGEQDKTAYLEQQEQKAREEAKKHRESLDIRVPYQQATPPPRVKEHKAKSAEKPSRKRSSAAPTPPPPPPPPPPIPEKKEIEKKFGKAKPIHDDLGEKSKHKKALISSSKKGKGKIFEPSEVDEAVISRNIKKVMQKTAKRKKYHREAQVVEDRGNEIVIREFTSVSELAKIMNLAASEIISKFFMMGQLVTINQRLDRDSLEMICDEFKVDFRFEDEYGTDLIEHELDKYADIPEEPRPPVVTIMGHVDHGKTSILDYIRNENIVAGESGGITQHIGAYQIEVNKHKITFLDTPGHEAFTAMRARGANVTDIAVIVVAATEGVKPQTREAIDHARAAGVSMIIAINKIDLPEANVDKTVSDLLELGVYLDQYGGDVAWCKTSTVTGEGILHLIELILLTAEMLDLKAKCDVPAEAIVVEAQKDPRMGSVATILMKQGSLKKGDIIVCGAVNGRVRRMENERGLEIKELFPSDVARVYGLSDTPKAGDVLNQVDTEKTARAISTERQQIRLEREKYQNKSSLQNIFARIKEKQVHTLNIILKTDTDGSAEAIADSLQKLANEEVSVNIIHKSVGGISETDVSLASASDAIIVGFHVRAAQQALHLAEDEGVEIKLYQVIYDAIDDIKAALEGMLAPVIEEQSIGSATVKQVFKIKKLGTIAGCQVDRGAIQSNCLIRLYRNDVLIVEDKLSSLKHYSNDVKEVRAGSDCGLSLENYSDIKEGDVIEAYIEQEVAKKL